A stretch of the Ochrobactrum sp. BTU1 genome encodes the following:
- a CDS encoding sugar phosphate isomerase/epimerase, which translates to MSDLPLLGAAVPLSYLENHLDFIVSENRDLEIQDFFDVSLLKGDWQTPANRIKTLLDGYQGRLGIHGPFWGLNMSNADEDIRKIVRERYLQGLEVCEYIGATQMVVHSPYNFWFNNNRDNVAGSAEDIVDYAHDTLASVVKRAEEVGCTLVIENIEDIDPDLRRILADSFQSKSVAVSVDTGHAHFAYGSMGAHPVDYFISRAGNRLEHVHLQDADGHADRHWAIGEGTIRWHAVFAALSKLESNPRLILELRDKNKIQQSVQYLLAAGLAR; encoded by the coding sequence ATGTCTGATCTGCCGCTGCTCGGCGCAGCCGTGCCTTTGTCCTATCTCGAAAACCATCTCGATTTTATCGTTTCTGAAAACCGCGATCTGGAAATCCAGGATTTCTTTGATGTCAGCCTGTTGAAGGGTGATTGGCAAACCCCTGCAAACCGCATCAAAACGCTTCTGGATGGCTATCAGGGACGCCTTGGCATCCATGGTCCGTTCTGGGGACTTAACATGTCGAACGCGGATGAAGACATTCGCAAGATTGTTCGCGAGCGCTACCTGCAGGGTCTCGAAGTCTGTGAATATATCGGCGCGACGCAGATGGTCGTACACAGCCCTTATAATTTCTGGTTCAACAATAATCGCGACAATGTGGCGGGCAGCGCTGAGGACATTGTTGACTATGCCCATGACACACTTGCTTCAGTCGTAAAACGTGCTGAAGAAGTTGGCTGCACGCTTGTGATCGAAAATATCGAAGATATCGATCCAGACCTGCGCCGTATTCTGGCTGATAGTTTCCAGTCGAAGTCTGTAGCCGTTTCCGTTGATACGGGGCACGCGCATTTTGCCTATGGCTCCATGGGCGCGCATCCGGTTGATTATTTCATCAGCCGCGCGGGAAATCGTCTTGAGCATGTTCATCTTCAGGACGCTGACGGCCATGCAGATCGCCATTGGGCGATCGGCGAAGGCACGATCCGCTGGCACGCTGTTTTTGCAGCTTTGTCGAAGCTGGAAAGCAATCCACGCCTTATTCTCGAATTGCGGGATAAGAACAAAATCCAGCAATCGGTTCAATATTTGTTAGCGGCAGGTTTGGCTCGCTAA
- a CDS encoding mandelate racemase/muconate lactonizing enzyme family protein has protein sequence MKITAIETVQLPHLNNILWVQVHTDEGIIGLGETFRGANAVAAYIHSDIAPQLVGQNPLEIDRISKLLLEPYVGFRSSGVEIRAASAIDIALWDIFGQLTNQPIHQLLGGLSRPSIRTYNTCAGYTYNKSGARRYIGDQDDAKEGPYEDQLAFHRDAGALAQSLLSEGITAMKIWPFDPFAVSSGGNYIHATDLDKALVPFRQIRDAVGDQMEIMVEFHSMWDLTSALTIARELKAFRPFWSEDPIKMMNPQALAVYARQSGIPVCASETMATRAQFLDVLRADASDYVMLDISWCGGLSEAKKIATMAEAFQRPIAPHDCTGPVVFAASIHLSLNAPNAIFQESVRAYYTSWYRDLVTVMPRIEKGVIYPFEGAGLGLKLSDFVLDNPDVVRRKTGTV, from the coding sequence ATGAAAATTACGGCCATTGAAACCGTACAACTGCCGCACCTCAACAATATTTTGTGGGTGCAGGTCCATACCGATGAGGGGATCATCGGCCTGGGCGAAACGTTCCGCGGGGCCAATGCGGTTGCTGCCTATATTCACAGCGACATCGCTCCGCAATTGGTGGGCCAGAACCCTCTGGAAATTGATCGCATTTCAAAATTGTTGCTAGAGCCTTATGTCGGCTTCCGTTCTTCGGGTGTGGAGATACGTGCGGCTTCGGCCATTGATATCGCGCTTTGGGATATTTTCGGGCAACTGACCAATCAGCCGATCCATCAGTTGCTTGGTGGTCTCTCTCGTCCCTCTATCCGTACCTATAATACCTGTGCGGGCTATACCTATAACAAGAGCGGCGCCCGTCGTTATATCGGCGATCAGGATGACGCAAAGGAAGGCCCTTACGAAGATCAGCTGGCGTTTCATCGTGATGCCGGAGCGCTTGCGCAAAGCCTGTTGTCGGAAGGTATTACGGCCATGAAAATCTGGCCGTTCGACCCCTTCGCGGTGAGCAGTGGCGGCAATTACATTCACGCCACCGATCTCGACAAGGCGCTGGTTCCATTTCGCCAGATTCGCGATGCGGTGGGCGATCAGATGGAAATCATGGTCGAGTTTCATTCGATGTGGGATCTGACATCGGCACTGACGATTGCGCGTGAACTCAAAGCCTTCAGGCCCTTCTGGTCGGAAGATCCTATCAAGATGATGAACCCGCAGGCGCTGGCCGTTTATGCGCGTCAATCCGGCATTCCCGTCTGCGCCAGTGAAACTATGGCAACTCGTGCGCAGTTTCTCGATGTGCTGCGTGCCGACGCATCCGATTATGTGATGCTTGACATTTCATGGTGCGGCGGGCTTTCCGAAGCAAAGAAGATTGCAACCATGGCCGAGGCGTTCCAGCGCCCCATAGCGCCGCATGATTGTACTGGTCCGGTGGTTTTCGCAGCCTCGATCCATCTTTCTCTCAATGCGCCCAATGCGATTTTTCAGGAATCTGTGCGCGCCTATTACACCTCATGGTATCGCGATCTGGTGACTGTGATGCCACGCATCGAAAAGGGTGTGATCTATCCGTTTGAAGGTGCCGGTCTGGGACTCAAACTCTCTGACTTTGTTCTTGATAACCCCGATGTCGTCCGTCGTAAAACGGGGACTGTGTAA
- a CDS encoding dihydrodipicolinate synthase family protein has protein sequence MNLAEYRGVLRGISGVHATAYNTDGEIDAALTTEIVARIAKAGVHNIVTGGNTGEFYSMTVDEVIRLQAIAVKAADGKAAVTAAAGRSVRDAIKVSKAAQAEGANGVMIHHPLDPFAAPHAQVDYFIEIAEATDLPIVAYIRSDLIPLDEMVRLATHPKVAGVKFASQNTMLFFECCRATKGTDATWICGLAESWALPFYALGGRGFTSGLVNVAPDRSLAVWNALEAGDYARARAVVESIADFETMRTKYRNGANVTVVKEALQIQGLAVGDVRLPGLPKLETADRKALEKVVAGWETDAIV, from the coding sequence ATGAATTTAGCGGAATACCGCGGGGTGCTGAGAGGCATCTCGGGCGTGCATGCGACTGCCTATAACACAGATGGCGAGATTGATGCCGCACTAACCACCGAAATTGTTGCACGTATCGCAAAAGCTGGCGTGCATAACATCGTCACCGGCGGCAATACCGGTGAGTTCTACAGCATGACTGTGGATGAAGTGATCCGCCTGCAGGCAATCGCAGTCAAAGCGGCTGATGGCAAAGCTGCGGTAACCGCCGCAGCCGGACGCTCGGTCCGCGATGCGATCAAGGTCTCAAAAGCCGCACAGGCTGAGGGTGCGAATGGCGTGATGATCCATCATCCGCTTGATCCCTTTGCTGCCCCTCATGCACAGGTCGATTACTTTATCGAGATTGCAGAAGCCACCGACCTTCCGATTGTTGCCTATATCCGCTCCGATCTGATCCCGTTGGACGAGATGGTCCGGCTTGCAACCCATCCGAAGGTTGCCGGTGTGAAATTCGCATCGCAGAACACGATGTTGTTCTTTGAATGCTGCCGTGCAACCAAGGGAACCGATGCGACCTGGATTTGCGGTCTCGCCGAAAGCTGGGCACTGCCGTTTTACGCATTAGGCGGACGGGGTTTCACATCCGGTCTCGTTAATGTGGCTCCTGACCGCTCGCTGGCTGTGTGGAACGCGCTGGAAGCTGGCGATTACGCCCGTGCTCGTGCCGTTGTTGAAAGCATCGCCGATTTTGAAACTATGCGGACCAAGTACCGCAATGGTGCAAACGTCACAGTGGTCAAGGAAGCACTGCAAATTCAGGGTCTTGCTGTCGGCGATGTGCGGCTACCGGGCCTGCCTAAACTTGAAACGGCTGACCGCAAGGCGCTCGAAAAGGTCGTTGCGGGTTGGGAGACCGATGCAATTGTCTGA
- a CDS encoding extracellular solute-binding protein, which translates to MTKGISRRTFMAGAGLATGAGLLLPKGAAWAQSAKLPSSPVALNVIDAAGNLALTQPIFDNFASEQKALVSRFTFNKAPAPELPGKIKAQQRANRIDIDLVIIGPDALSAGLADDIWTDIIALPDNGLPKLQDIYLEPAWRMQEMSKGKGVVVSYYPSGPLLEYHPEKVKTPPKTAEELLAWTKENPNKFIYARPANSGPGRTFLMGLPYLLGDSDPKDPVKGWDKTWAYLKELHKNIEYYPAGTGALMKELGEGTRYMTATTTGWDINPRALGVVPKEMAVSKLEGFHWVCDAHYFAIPKGVSEEKVAVLMEFIKFALKPDQQAYSYDAGYFYPGPAVKDVTIEMAPKESQDVIAEFGRPEYADWIANNPIELPLEPEALVAAFRRWDEDVAAS; encoded by the coding sequence ATGACCAAAGGAATTTCACGCCGCACATTCATGGCGGGGGCCGGACTTGCAACTGGCGCAGGACTTTTGCTGCCCAAGGGTGCTGCATGGGCACAATCGGCAAAGCTGCCATCATCGCCTGTCGCCCTGAATGTCATTGACGCGGCTGGCAATCTCGCGTTGACGCAGCCGATTTTCGACAATTTTGCTTCCGAACAAAAAGCGCTCGTTTCGCGCTTCACGTTCAACAAAGCACCAGCACCGGAACTGCCGGGCAAGATCAAGGCGCAACAGCGCGCCAACCGTATCGATATCGATCTGGTGATTATTGGCCCAGATGCGCTATCGGCAGGGCTTGCTGACGATATCTGGACCGATATCATTGCTCTTCCAGACAATGGCCTGCCAAAATTGCAGGATATCTATCTTGAGCCCGCGTGGCGTATGCAGGAAATGTCAAAGGGCAAAGGCGTTGTGGTTTCCTATTACCCGTCCGGTCCATTGCTTGAATATCACCCTGAGAAGGTCAAGACGCCGCCAAAGACGGCCGAAGAGCTTCTGGCCTGGACCAAGGAAAATCCAAACAAATTCATCTATGCACGCCCGGCAAATTCAGGCCCGGGCCGCACGTTCCTGATGGGCCTGCCTTACCTTCTTGGCGACAGCGATCCGAAAGATCCGGTCAAGGGCTGGGACAAGACCTGGGCCTATCTCAAGGAACTGCACAAGAATATCGAATATTATCCTGCCGGCACCGGAGCTCTGATGAAAGAGCTCGGCGAAGGCACGCGCTATATGACCGCAACTACGACCGGTTGGGATATCAATCCGCGTGCGTTGGGCGTTGTTCCAAAAGAAATGGCAGTCAGCAAACTGGAAGGTTTCCACTGGGTCTGTGACGCGCATTACTTCGCAATTCCGAAAGGCGTTTCCGAAGAAAAGGTCGCGGTCCTGATGGAGTTTATCAAGTTCGCGCTCAAGCCTGATCAGCAGGCCTATTCCTACGATGCGGGCTATTTCTATCCTGGTCCTGCGGTTAAGGATGTCACGATCGAGATGGCACCGAAGGAAAGCCAGGACGTGATTGCCGAGTTTGGTCGTCCGGAATATGCCGACTGGATTGCAAACAATCCGATTGAGTTGCCGCTTGAGCCGGAGGCTCTGGTAGCTGCTTTCCGGCGCTGGGACGAAGACGTCGCAGCCAGCTAA
- a CDS encoding GntR family transcriptional regulator produces the protein MHDDLREAIISGRLKSGDRLNERQLAADLGISTSPLKEALRQLEGEGLVRTEARRGTFVSFNARQAEEMTLARAALESIIARQAAKHGDEEAFAFLRAVIEEMRAAVESGDVDALIELNEKFHDAIHEASGCEYLRRLQNAQRMYDHAARVTVLSREDVRRQSFGEHEAIMQAITARNGDLAERLMREHIVKAGDTHIELVF, from the coding sequence GTGCATGACGATCTGCGGGAGGCGATCATTTCGGGTCGGCTGAAGTCCGGCGACAGATTGAATGAGCGACAGTTGGCTGCTGATCTGGGTATCAGCACCAGTCCTTTGAAAGAAGCGCTTCGCCAGTTGGAGGGTGAGGGGCTGGTACGCACGGAAGCGCGACGCGGTACGTTTGTTTCGTTCAATGCGCGACAGGCCGAAGAGATGACGCTGGCGCGTGCAGCGCTTGAAAGCATTATCGCGCGTCAGGCTGCAAAACACGGCGATGAAGAAGCTTTTGCCTTTCTTCGCGCAGTCATTGAGGAAATGCGGGCCGCTGTTGAATCCGGTGATGTGGATGCGCTGATCGAGCTCAATGAGAAATTTCATGATGCCATTCACGAGGCATCGGGATGCGAATATCTGCGACGGCTGCAAAATGCGCAGCGGATGTATGATCATGCGGCACGGGTAACGGTGCTGTCTCGCGAAGATGTGCGTCGACAATCATTTGGCGAACACGAAGCGATCATGCAGGCCATTACGGCCAGAAACGGGGATTTGGCCGAGCGATTGATGCGGGAGCATATCGTGAAAGCGGGGGATACACATATCGAACTGGTCTTCTGA
- a CDS encoding ABC transporter permease subunit produces MIRDTSVLSKLWITVVWLVTGFFVLNVLAVIAAVVVSSFGTRWLGTWLPDALTTRWYAAAWAEFQLDQVLLVTFQVVFAVVILSGFLGVTAAYAMARRDFPGKKIVLLIFLLPLLVPPITFGIPLATVLYKFGVGGTFWGVVLANLVPTVPFVILVMVPFIEQIDPKVEAAARVFGAGTFKLFLHVLLPMLTPGILAAMLLVLVRTVAMFELTFLTAGPTSQTLVVALYYSVFAAGVRSVQSIDAMAVIYMVTSLVWLLLALRFVNPTQIVARSRQPSAH; encoded by the coding sequence ATGATCCGCGATACATCTGTCCTTTCAAAGCTCTGGATTACGGTTGTCTGGCTTGTAACGGGCTTCTTCGTTCTCAATGTACTGGCTGTCATTGCCGCGGTTGTCGTCTCGAGTTTTGGCACACGCTGGCTTGGCACATGGCTGCCCGATGCGCTCACAACACGCTGGTATGCCGCCGCATGGGCCGAATTCCAGCTTGATCAGGTGCTGCTGGTTACTTTCCAGGTCGTGTTTGCCGTCGTCATCCTTTCCGGATTTCTCGGGGTGACAGCAGCTTACGCCATGGCGCGTCGGGATTTTCCGGGCAAGAAAATCGTTCTGCTGATTTTCCTTCTGCCGCTTCTGGTTCCGCCCATTACATTTGGCATTCCGCTCGCGACAGTGCTCTACAAGTTTGGCGTTGGTGGAACTTTCTGGGGTGTGGTTCTGGCTAATCTTGTGCCGACGGTCCCCTTTGTCATCCTTGTGATGGTGCCGTTTATCGAACAGATCGATCCCAAGGTTGAAGCAGCAGCGCGGGTCTTTGGTGCGGGCACCTTCAAACTGTTTCTGCATGTTTTGCTGCCAATGCTCACCCCGGGCATTCTTGCAGCCATGCTGCTGGTGCTGGTGCGCACGGTTGCCATGTTCGAACTGACCTTCCTGACGGCTGGCCCGACATCGCAGACGCTGGTGGTCGCGCTTTATTATTCCGTCTTTGCGGCAGGTGTCCGCTCGGTTCAGTCCATTGATGCAATGGCCGTCATCTACATGGTGACATCACTAGTCTGGCTTCTGCTGGCACTGCGCTTTGTCAACCCAACACAGATTGTAGCGCGCAGCCGCCAGCCGTCTGCGCATTGA
- a CDS encoding sugar ABC transporter permease, with amino-acid sequence MAEERFSEQALSPGLRQRLANRGFDGVTLLILPALLFIIGVFIYPFLYGLVLSFNPLDGGGALANYRKFFSDPYLYKTIGATLWLAIPVTLISVLFAVPIAMRVRLMPRQRLLTTILVLPVTLGTVLIAEGLLNYLGPQGWFSRSLIAFGLIDNPLKLTNNYWGVFASLVITVFPFTFLLTLSYISGIDPALERAAATHGANSWQRFRHVMLPLLVPGLVVAACLTFVQAFAVFPSAVLLGAPSGPTRVISIAAAQAAFEQYDDSMASSIAMIMAAVQLLVVGALLGLRSFFYRGSTAGGKG; translated from the coding sequence ATGGCGGAAGAACGATTTTCCGAACAGGCTTTGAGCCCCGGCCTGCGTCAAAGGCTCGCCAATCGCGGTTTCGATGGGGTGACACTGCTCATTCTGCCGGCGCTGCTCTTCATTATCGGCGTTTTCATTTACCCGTTTCTCTATGGCCTCGTCCTGTCTTTCAACCCGCTTGATGGCGGCGGAGCACTGGCTAATTATCGCAAGTTCTTCTCTGATCCCTATCTCTATAAAACCATAGGCGCGACACTCTGGCTGGCTATTCCGGTGACGCTTATCAGTGTCCTGTTTGCCGTTCCAATTGCCATGCGCGTGCGGCTGATGCCGCGGCAACGTCTTCTGACGACAATCCTGGTTCTGCCAGTCACTCTGGGAACGGTTCTGATTGCCGAAGGGCTTTTGAATTATCTCGGACCGCAGGGCTGGTTCAGCCGCAGTCTGATTGCCTTTGGCCTGATCGATAATCCGTTGAAGCTCACCAATAATTACTGGGGTGTCTTTGCATCGCTCGTGATTACCGTGTTTCCATTCACTTTCCTGCTGACGCTTTCCTATATTTCCGGCATCGATCCGGCTCTGGAACGTGCGGCAGCAACGCATGGAGCAAACAGCTGGCAGCGCTTCCGCCATGTCATGTTACCGCTTCTGGTGCCGGGGCTTGTGGTGGCCGCATGTCTGACATTCGTGCAGGCTTTTGCGGTATTTCCTTCCGCTGTCCTTCTGGGGGCACCATCCGGCCCCACGCGTGTGATTTCCATTGCCGCGGCGCAGGCAGCTTTCGAGCAATATGATGACTCCATGGCATCATCCATCGCCATGATCATGGCCGCCGTACAGCTGCTTGTGGTGGGTGCTTTGCTCGGCCTTCGTTCGTTCTTCTATCGCGGTTCGACCGCTGGCGGGAAAGGATAG
- a CDS encoding ABC transporter ATP-binding protein, producing MSFQELRLDRMSRSFGTFNALREINLTIGKGEFIALLGPSGCGKSTALNCIAGLLGTTGGGIYIDEKRVDQLKPEDRGFGMVFQNYALFPHMNVLQNVGFGLKMRGLPKAEIDKRSRAALALVRLQGQEAKLPGQLSGGQQQRVAIARAIVIEPPVVLMDEPLSNLDAKLRLEMRAEIRRIHNQLGSTTIYVTHDQDEALSLADRIVVLRDGEIRQVGKPHELYEAPRFQDVAAFMGFRNALSGKVVRVEDGQATIDVSGSELTGRAMDTLQPGSSAIIMARGDDVVSGEKGRNTIAATVETIEYRGREYVGIARTESGMEMVFHGPQEVAPGAKITLGIDAGHALVFASEA from the coding sequence ATGTCCTTTCAAGAACTTCGGCTTGATCGAATGAGCCGCTCATTTGGAACTTTCAATGCGCTGAGGGAAATCAACCTCACGATTGGAAAAGGTGAGTTCATTGCCCTTCTGGGCCCTTCAGGCTGCGGAAAATCCACGGCGCTTAACTGTATCGCAGGTCTTCTGGGTACGACCGGCGGCGGTATCTATATTGATGAAAAACGCGTCGATCAGCTTAAACCGGAAGATCGCGGTTTCGGCATGGTGTTTCAGAACTATGCCCTGTTTCCACATATGAACGTGCTGCAGAATGTTGGCTTTGGCCTCAAGATGCGCGGTCTTCCCAAAGCCGAAATAGACAAGCGGTCACGAGCAGCGCTGGCACTTGTCAGACTGCAGGGGCAGGAAGCAAAACTCCCCGGCCAGCTTTCTGGCGGGCAACAGCAACGTGTTGCCATTGCGCGCGCTATCGTGATTGAACCGCCTGTCGTGTTGATGGATGAGCCGCTCTCTAATCTTGATGCAAAGCTGCGACTTGAGATGCGCGCTGAGATCAGACGTATTCATAACCAGCTTGGTTCGACGACAATCTATGTGACCCATGATCAGGATGAGGCCTTGTCTCTCGCGGATCGTATTGTGGTGTTGCGTGATGGGGAAATCCGGCAGGTCGGCAAGCCGCATGAGCTTTATGAAGCCCCGCGCTTTCAGGATGTTGCAGCCTTCATGGGCTTCCGCAACGCTTTAAGTGGCAAGGTTGTGCGCGTCGAAGACGGACAGGCAACAATCGACGTATCGGGCAGCGAACTGACAGGGCGCGCGATGGATACGCTGCAGCCTGGAAGTAGCGCCATTATCATGGCGCGCGGAGATGATGTTGTGTCGGGTGAAAAAGGCCGCAACACAATTGCTGCCACTGTCGAGACGATTGAATATCGAGGCCGTGAATATGTCGGCATAGCGCGGACTGAAAGCGGTATGGAAATGGTCTTTCATGGACCGCAGGAAGTTGCGCCGGGCGCAAAGATCACGCTCGGCATCGATGCAGGCCATGCGCTGGTCTTTGCGAGCGAGGCTTAG